From Xiphophorus hellerii strain 12219 chromosome 20, Xiphophorus_hellerii-4.1, whole genome shotgun sequence, the proteins below share one genomic window:
- the med20 gene encoding mediator of RNA polymerase II transcription subunit 20, translating to MGVTCVCPVPVAEGKSVQQTVDILHKKLEQLGAVKQGSFCVDCETYQSTGNPGGQPSKLLYVMHNSEVPLSCMALFEGGPCLTADANFDVLMVKLKSHFQNAKGHKVECRGSRYRYCDFLIKVGTVTMSSSARGISVEVEYCPCVVPGDCWNLMREFMQSFLGNNVPELPTVFAAKPEGLFAPADCVDTMTQYLELFNKLRKLQIPASNVR from the exons ATGGGAGTAACTTG TGTGTGTCCGGTTCCTGTGGCGGAGGGAAAGAGTGTGCAGCAGACAGTGGACATCCTGCATAAGAAACTGGAGCAGCTGGGTGCTGTGAAGCAGGGCAGCTTCTGTGTGGACTGTGAGACTTACCAGTCTACAGGAAATCCAGGCG GTCAGCCCTCCAAACTCTTATATGTGATGCACAACTCTGAAGTTCCCCTGAGCTGCATGGCTCTGTTTGAGGGAGGACCCTGCCTGACAGCAGACGCAAATTTTGACGTCCTTATGGTGAAGCTGAAAAGTCATTTCCAGAACGCCAAGGGACACAAAGTGGAGTGCCGTGGCTCGAGATATCGCTACTGTGACTTCTTGATCAAAGTCGGCACTGTCACAATGAGCTCCAGCGCCAGGGGGATATCTGTGGAG GTAGAATATTGTCCCTGTGTGGTCCCAGGGGACTGCTGGAACCTCATGAGGGAGTTCATGCAATCCTTTCTTGGCAACAATGTTCCAGAACTTCCAACCGTGTTTGCTGCCAAACCTGAGGGTCTCTTCGCTCCAGCGGACTGTGTTGACACCATGACTCAGTACCTGGAGCTGTTCAACAAACTTCGTAAATTACAGATCCCTGCAAGCAACGTGCGTTGA
- the usp49 gene encoding ubiquitin carboxyl-terminal hydrolase 49 — protein MDRCKHVVRLRLGQDHSILNPQKWHCVECSTTDSVWACLKCSHVACGRFIEEHFLKHFQESQHPLAMEVRELDVFCFACGDYVLNDNAEGDLKLLRGALSTVRSPGRRSLRSSAGGDCAPWVLEGGPQPAMQLALRHRRKALLGKMLQTWIRKHQEVQNQRKEKLEEARRQKKEVKRKLLEDLGNIPPRKSARLLTQGPRSTMTLIPRKFRDPPERLPPPPKKPSLLALPRRAPQISRAAKLRRYYSTHAVTRRRHAPGVTGLRNLGNTCYMNSILQVLSHLQKFRECFLTLDLCETEELLAKTNHSQGMKGVTGAVVNSGTTPPLSENPLGRMGKAGCWNLPVGKKESVAPSPQAAELVQPKEPRCSTRQQMSLCHELHTLFRVMWSGRWTLVSPFAMLHSVWNLIPAFRGYDQQDAQEFLCELLDKVQQELDTEGSKRRIVIPITKRKLSKQVLKVLNTIFHGQLLSQVTCLSCKHKSNTVEPFWDLSLEFPERYHSRNKGSGATAYQRSCSLIEMLSKFTEMEALEGNIYACNHCNKRRRKSSHKPLVLSEARKQLLIYRLPQVLRLHLKRFRWSGRNHREKIGVHVAFDQVLNIKPYCCTDSGHSVHRGGYTYDLSAVVMHHGKGFGSGHYTAYCYNTEGGFWVHCNDSEMKVCSVEEVCNTQAYILFYTQRSA, from the exons ATGGATCGCTGTAAGCACGTGGTTCGCCTTCGTCTGGGCCAAGACCATTCCATCCTCAATCCACAGAAATGGCACTGTGTGGAATGCAGCACCACGGATTCGGTGTGGGCCTGCCTCAAGTGCTCCCACGTTGCCTGTGGACGCTTCATAGAGGAGCACTTCCTCAAACACTTTCAGGAGTCCCAACACCCATTGGCCATGGAGGTGCGTGAGCTGGATGTCTTCTGCTTCGCCTGTGGAGACTATGTACTGAATGATAATGCAGAGGGAGACCTCAAGCTCCTCAGAGGCGCTCTCTCTACTGTCCGGAGCCCAGGTAGGCGGTCGCTGCGCTCCTCCGCTGGGGGGGACTGCGCCCCCTGGGTGTTGGAAGGTGGGCCGCAACCTGCCATGCAGCTGGCCCTGCGCCATAGGAGAAAAGCGCTCCTAGGAAAGATGCTTCAGACGTGGATTAGAAAACACCAAGAGGTTCAGAACCAGCGCAAGGAGAAACTTGAGGAGGCCAGGAGACAAAAGAAGGAGGTGAAAAGGAAACTCCTGGAAGACCTCGGCAACATTCCTCCTAGAAAGAGTGCCAGGCTTCTGACTCAGGGGCCACGTTCAACCATGACACTCATTCCTCGCAAATTTCGCGACCCCCCAGAACGCCTACCTCCACCTCCCAAGAAGCCTTCACTCCTCGCCCTGCCCCGCCGGGCGCCACAGATCAGCAGAGCCGCTAAGTTGAGGAGGTACTACTCCACGCACGCCGTAACGCGGAGGAGGCACGCTCCAGGTGTCACTGGTCTACGCAACTTGGGAAACACGTGCTACATGAACTCAATATTGCAAGTGCTGAGCCACCTGCAGAAATTCAGGGAGTGTTTTCTCACTTTGGACCTGTGTGAGACTGAGGAGCTGCTGGCCAAGACCAACCACTCCCAGGGCATGAAGGGGGTGACTGGAGCTGTCGTCAACAGCGGCACCACTCCGCCACTGTCGGAGAACCCTCTGGGACGCATGGGGAAGGCGGGGTGTTGGAATTTGCCGGTGGGCAAAAAGGAGAGCGTCGCCCCGTCCCCACAGGCTGCAGAACTGGTCCAGCCCAAAGAGCCTCGCTGCTCGACTCGCCAGCAAATGTCTCTGTGTCACGAGCTGCATACACTATTCAGGGTCATGTGGTCGGGCCGGTGGACTCTTGTGTCTCCCTTCGCCATGCTGCACTCCGTGTGGAACCTCATCCCGGCGTTCCGTGGATACGACCAGCAAGACGCCCAGGAGTTCCTGTGTGAGCTGCTGGACAAGGTGCAGCAGGAACTGGACACGGAGGGGTCCAAGCGGCGGATAGTCATCCCCATCACAAAGAGGAAGCTGTCCAAGCAAGTGCTGAAGGTTCTGAACACCATCTTTCACGGGCAGCTGCTCAGCCAG GTGACGTGTCTGTCCTGTAAGCACAAGTCCAACACAGTGGAGCCGTTCTGGGATTTATCGCTGGAGTTTCCAGAGCGATATCACAGCAGGAACAAAGGCTCGGGCGCCACTGCGTACCAGCGCAGCTGCTCCCTCATAGAGATGCTGTCCAAGTTTACAGAGATGGAGGCTCTTGAAGGCAACATCTACGCCTGCAACCACTGCAACA aaagaagaagaaaatcatcCCACAAACCCTTAGTTCTGTCAGAAGCACGCAAGCAGCTTCTGATCTACCGCTTACCTCAGGTTTTACGTCTGCACCTCAAACGTTTCAG ATGGTCGGGCCGGAACCACCGGGAGAAAATCGGCGTCCATGTGGCCTTTGACCAGGTTCTGAACATCAAACCATACTGCTGCACAGACTCAGGTCACTCTGTCCACAGAGGCGGCTACACCTACGATCTGTCTGCTGTGGTCATGCATCATGGTAAAGGCTTCGGCTCAGGGCACTACACCGCATACTGCTACAACACAGAAGGAG GTTTCTGGGTCCACTGTAATGACTCTGAGATGAAGGTTTGCAGCGTGGAGGAAGTGTGCAACACTCAGGCCTATATTCTCTTCTATACCCAGAGGTCTGCCTAG
- the bysl gene encoding bystin, which yields MPKVKRSKGGGEKSGGGATAAAAAVALADQILQADTIRARGRVKGRDVRSENDDQYVDDRLSRKILQQARIQQEELQTECGLAPEKKKTPVTVLGPDSQDADSDEEWPALGHAGAGDADAEGDSEVVVDADDEKAIEMFMNKNPPVRRTLADIIMEKITEKQTEVGTVMSEVSGHPMPELDPRIIEVYKGVSKVLSRYRSGKLPKAFKIIPALSNWEQVLYLTDPESWTAAAMYQATRIFSSNLKERMAQRFYNLVLLPRVRDDIAEYKRLNFHLYSALKKALFKPGAWFKGILIPLCESGTCTLREAIIIGSILTKCSIPVLHSSAAMLKLAEMEYNGANSIFLRLLLDKKYALPFRVLDALVAHFLSFRSEKRVLPVLWHQSLLTLAQRYKADLAAEQKEALLELLRIQTHPLISAEIRRELQNSESRDVEVGLTAVEDMD from the exons ATGCCCAAAGTAAAGAGATccaaaggaggaggagagaagagcGGCGGCGGAGcgacggcggcggcggcggcggtggcgCTGGCCGACCAGATCCTCCAGGCGGACACGATCCGAGCCCGAGGCCGGGTGAAGGGGCGAGACGTCCGCTCAGAAAACGACGATCAGTACGTAGATGATCGATTGTCGAGGAAAATCTTACAGCAGGCCCGGATTCAACAGGAAGAGCTGCAGACTGAATGTGGACTGGCCCcggagaagaaaaagacaccAGTCACTGTTCTCG GCCCTGACTCTCAGGATGCAGACTCGGATGAAGAGTGGCCTGCACTGGGACACGCAGGTGCTGGTGATGCCGATGCGGAAGGTGACTCTGAAGTTGTTGTGGACGCCGACGATGAAAAGGCCATTGAGATGTTCATGAATAAGAACCCTCCAGTGAG GAGGACCTTGGCGGACATCATCATGGAAAAGATCACAGAGAAGCAGACTGAGGTTGGAACAGTGATGTCTGAGGTGTCAGGTCACCCGATGCCCGAGCTGGACCCCAGAATCATAGAGGTGTACAAAGGTGTGAGTAAG gTTTTGTCAAGGTACCGCAGCGGAAAGCTGCCAAaggcttttaaaataataccaGCGCTCTCAAACTGGGAACAGGTTCTGTATTTGACCGATCCGGAGTCCTGGACTGCGGCTGCCATGTACCAAGCAACCAG aatattttcctcCAATCTTAAAGAGCGAATGGCTCAGAGATTTTACAACTTGGTGCTGCTGCCGAGAGTCCGGGACGACATCGCAGAGTACAAGCGACTCAACTTTCACCTCTACAGCGCCCTGAAAAAGGCCCTATTCAAAccaggagcatggtttaaag GTATACTTATTCCGTTATGTGAGTCTGGGACGTGTACGCTGAGGGAAGCCATCATTATTGGAAGCATACTAACTAAATGCTCAATCCCGGTGCTGCACTCCAG CGCGGCAATGCTTAAATTGGCAGAGATGGAGTACAACGGTGCCAACAGCATTTTCCTGCGTCTCCTGCTAGACAAGAAGTACGCCCTGCCTTTCCGTGTCCTAGATGCCTTGGTggcccacttcctgtcttttcGCAGTGAAAAACGTGTTCTTCCTGTGCTGTGGCACCAGAGCCTCCTGACCCTGGCCCAGCGCTACAAGGCCGACCTGGCCGCTGAGCAGAAGGAAGCACTGCTGGAGCTTCTCCGGATCCAAACACACCCTCTGATTTCAGCAGAGATTCGCAGAGAGCTGCAGAACTCAGAGTCAAGAGATGTTGAAGTTGGACTCACTGCTGTAGAGGATATGGACTGA